One Micromonospora sp. FIMYZ51 genomic window carries:
- a CDS encoding NADH-quinone oxidoreductase subunit M codes for MSLGQFLLVAVLAVPALGALAVAATPRDRAARLVGTIAAALTLVAALALVVDRAGSWTAYRPTPPAVRPWHALDLPWVPGLDLRFHLGVDGISWPLVVLTALLTLLCCGYSLWRVPAGGSGRALVALLLVVEVGILGTFLALDLVLFFLFFEVVLLPMYAIIVGWGGDGTDPAAVAARRRAGRKFALYTLFGSVLLLVGVYVVVAAAGTADIVALTGGTGLSRSTQLVAFTLLALAFAVKSPLWPLHSWLPDAHTQAPTVGSVLLAGVLLKMGTYGLIRVAVGVAPEGARWAAPVLGVLAVAAILVGSLVCLAQTELKRLIAYSSVGHMGFVLLGIATLTTTGIQAALIGNVAHGIITGLLFFLAGAIKDRTHTGALRELSGLRETAPRLSGLLAFAAVASLGLPGLAGFWGEAFAVVAAVEVGGALWTTLAVLAALGGALTAAYLLRLLRRVTHGRPSAAVAALRREPAAAPAATGPQPAVAGPGVESAGPVVARPGSGLAGAELVAWAPLVLLALAVGLAPTLVLGVAEAPVAALVEVLR; via the coding sequence ATGAGTCTCGGGCAGTTCCTGCTGGTCGCGGTACTCGCGGTGCCGGCCCTCGGTGCGCTCGCGGTGGCGGCCACGCCACGCGACCGGGCCGCCCGGCTGGTGGGTACGATCGCCGCCGCGCTTACCCTCGTCGCGGCGCTCGCGCTGGTCGTTGACCGGGCCGGCTCCTGGACGGCCTACCGGCCGACCCCGCCGGCCGTACGGCCCTGGCACGCGCTCGACCTGCCCTGGGTGCCGGGGCTGGACCTGCGGTTCCACCTCGGGGTGGACGGCATCTCCTGGCCCCTGGTGGTGCTGACCGCCCTGCTCACGTTGCTCTGCTGCGGCTACAGCCTCTGGCGGGTGCCGGCCGGCGGCAGCGGGCGGGCGCTGGTGGCGCTGCTGCTGGTGGTCGAGGTCGGCATCCTCGGCACCTTCCTCGCCCTGGACCTGGTCCTCTTCTTCCTCTTCTTCGAGGTCGTCCTGCTGCCGATGTACGCGATCATCGTCGGCTGGGGCGGCGACGGCACCGATCCGGCGGCGGTGGCGGCGCGCCGCCGGGCCGGGCGGAAGTTCGCCCTCTACACCCTCTTCGGGTCGGTGCTGCTGCTGGTCGGGGTCTACGTCGTGGTGGCCGCCGCAGGCACCGCCGACATCGTCGCGCTCACCGGTGGCACCGGGCTGTCCCGCAGCACCCAACTTGTCGCGTTCACGCTGCTCGCGCTGGCCTTCGCGGTGAAGAGCCCGCTCTGGCCGCTGCATTCCTGGCTGCCGGACGCGCACACCCAGGCACCCACCGTCGGCAGCGTGCTGCTCGCCGGGGTGCTGCTCAAGATGGGCACGTACGGCTTGATCCGGGTCGCCGTCGGGGTGGCCCCCGAAGGTGCCCGCTGGGCGGCGCCGGTGCTCGGCGTGCTCGCCGTCGCGGCCATCCTGGTCGGCTCGCTGGTCTGCCTGGCACAGACCGAGCTGAAACGGCTTATCGCGTACTCCAGCGTGGGGCACATGGGCTTCGTGCTGCTCGGGATCGCCACGCTCACCACCACCGGCATCCAGGCGGCGCTGATCGGCAACGTCGCGCACGGCATCATCACCGGCCTGCTCTTCTTCCTGGCCGGCGCGATCAAGGACCGGACCCACACCGGGGCGCTGCGCGAGCTGTCCGGGTTGCGGGAGACCGCACCCCGGCTCTCCGGGCTGCTCGCCTTCGCGGCGGTCGCCTCGCTGGGCCTGCCAGGACTGGCCGGCTTCTGGGGTGAGGCGTTCGCCGTGGTCGCCGCCGTCGAGGTGGGCGGGGCCCTCTGGACCACGCTTGCGGTGCTGGCCGCGCTCGGCGGGGCGCTGACGGCCGCGTACCTGCTGCGGTTGCTGCGGCGGGTGACCCACGGCCGGCCGAGCGCGGCCGTCGCGGCGTTGCGGCGGGAACCGGCGGCGGCCCCGGCAGCCACCGGCCCGCAGCCTGCCGTTGCCGGGCCGGGAGTCGAGTCGGCCGGTCCCGTCGTCGCCCGACCCGGATCGGGGCTGGCCGGTGCGGAGTTGGTCGCCTGGGCGCCGCTGGTGTTGCTGGCGCTGGCCGTCGGGCTGGCGCCGACCCTGGTGCTGGGCGTGGCCGAGGCACCGGTGGCCGCCCTGGTGGAGGTGCTGCGATGA
- a CDS encoding NADH-quinone oxidoreductase subunit L has protein sequence MNGVTLLGVLLPAVPLVAGLIGLLLPPSSRSAGTVPDAGRRGAIAGSGPDVARRVAIGLGVAGAAGALGLALALLVTLDGPAEVSTTWIRFGGLTVTLGVRLDGAAALVAVAVAAVALAVQVYSIGYLKRGPHDDLDVDHRYPPYAAQISLFTAAMLLVVVSGDLILLLVGWEVMGICSYLLIAHDRRLPEAPTAAMKAFLVTRVGDVGFLLGIALLGVSAGSFRIADVLAHDHSATTLTAAGLLLLAGVAGKSAQFPLHTWLPDAMAGPTPISALIHAATMVAAGVYAVTRLWPIFAATPAVLAVLGVMASVTLLLGAFAATAQDDIKRVLAWSTVSQIGYMTGALAVGAPAAALFHLLTHAAFKALLFLAAGAVIHAVGTTLMSRMGGLRHSMPVTFWCTLIGLGALAGVPPLAGFWSKEGVLAAAEEALHGGGPAPVWVGWLVFLAGLVGVAVTAWYATRLLLRTFFGTARDPLVEPHDPPAVLRWPVLLLAVPAALLGLAGFWPAFTDRLVSNGPGELGMHIGPLMLLPLALLLLGAALAWAGWRRDTAADPAAALGPLRPVFARAFRLDDVQHALVVRPTSALGRAARVADERVVDGAVTGTGRGARALGGGLGALHRAALPRAAAALLAGVLLIGLAAVLIGATA, from the coding sequence GTGAACGGCGTGACGCTGCTCGGTGTGCTGCTGCCGGCCGTACCCCTGGTCGCCGGTCTGATCGGCCTGCTGCTGCCGCCCTCGTCGCGCAGCGCTGGCACGGTGCCCGACGCCGGCCGACGGGGTGCCATCGCCGGCTCCGGGCCCGATGTCGCCCGGCGGGTCGCCATCGGTCTCGGCGTGGCCGGCGCGGCCGGTGCGCTCGGCCTGGCGCTGGCCCTGCTGGTCACCCTGGACGGCCCGGCGGAGGTGTCGACCACCTGGATCCGGTTCGGCGGGCTCACCGTCACCCTCGGGGTACGCCTCGACGGTGCCGCCGCCCTGGTCGCGGTCGCGGTGGCGGCGGTCGCGCTGGCCGTGCAGGTCTACTCGATCGGTTACCTCAAGCGCGGCCCGCACGACGACCTGGACGTCGATCATCGCTACCCGCCGTACGCGGCGCAGATCAGCCTCTTCACCGCCGCCATGCTGCTGGTGGTGGTCTCCGGTGACCTGATCTTGCTGCTGGTCGGCTGGGAGGTGATGGGGATCTGCTCGTACCTGCTGATCGCCCACGACCGGCGGCTGCCGGAGGCGCCGACCGCCGCGATGAAGGCGTTTCTGGTGACCCGGGTCGGTGACGTCGGCTTCCTGCTCGGCATCGCGCTGCTCGGTGTCTCGGCGGGCAGCTTCCGGATCGCCGACGTGCTCGCCCACGACCACAGCGCGACCACGCTCACCGCCGCCGGCCTGCTGCTGCTCGCCGGGGTCGCCGGCAAGAGCGCCCAGTTCCCGCTGCACACCTGGCTGCCGGACGCGATGGCGGGCCCGACGCCGATCTCCGCGCTGATCCACGCCGCGACCATGGTGGCCGCCGGCGTGTACGCGGTCACCCGGCTCTGGCCGATCTTCGCGGCCACCCCGGCCGTGCTTGCGGTACTCGGGGTGATGGCCTCGGTGACCCTGCTGCTCGGCGCGTTCGCCGCCACCGCGCAGGACGACATCAAGCGGGTGCTCGCCTGGTCCACGGTCTCCCAGATCGGCTACATGACCGGCGCGCTCGCCGTCGGCGCCCCGGCCGCCGCGCTGTTCCACCTGCTCACCCACGCCGCGTTCAAGGCGCTGCTCTTCCTCGCCGCCGGTGCGGTGATCCACGCCGTCGGCACCACGCTGATGTCCCGGATGGGCGGGCTGCGGCACAGCATGCCGGTCACCTTCTGGTGCACGCTGATCGGGCTGGGCGCGCTGGCCGGCGTACCGCCGCTGGCCGGTTTCTGGAGCAAGGAGGGCGTGCTCGCCGCCGCCGAGGAGGCGCTGCACGGCGGCGGTCCGGCCCCGGTCTGGGTCGGCTGGCTGGTGTTCCTCGCCGGCCTGGTCGGGGTCGCCGTCACCGCCTGGTACGCCACCCGGCTGCTGCTGCGTACCTTCTTCGGCACCGCCCGCGATCCGTTGGTCGAGCCGCACGACCCGCCGGCGGTGTTGCGCTGGCCGGTGCTGCTGCTGGCCGTCCCGGCCGCGCTGCTCGGCCTGGCCGGGTTCTGGCCCGCCTTCACCGATCGGCTGGTGTCGAATGGTCCCGGTGAGCTGGGGATGCACATCGGGCCGCTGATGCTGCTACCGCTGGCGCTGCTGCTGCTCGGTGCCGCACTGGCCTGGGCCGGCTGGCGGCGGGACACCGCCGCCGATCCGGCGGCGGCGCTGGGTCCGCTGCGGCCGGTCTTCGCCCGCGCGTTCCGCCTCGACGACGTCCAGCACGCCCTGGTGGTACGCCCGACGAGCGCGCTCGGGCGGGCGGCGCGGGTGGCCGACGAGCGGGTGGTGGACGGGGCGGTCACCGGGACCGGGCGGGGTGCCCGCGCCCTCGGTGGTGGGCTCGGCGCCCTGCACCGGGCGGCGCTGCCCCGCGCCGCCGCCGCGCTGCTCGCCGGTGTGCTGCTGATCGGGCTGGCCGCCGTCCTGATCGGAGCCACCGCATGA
- the nuoK gene encoding NADH-quinone oxidoreductase subunit NuoK, which yields MRPVIPYVTAALLFGLGVYGVLRRRNAVLVLMSVELMLNAVNLILITADTTAKAMLPHGGQVFALFVIVLAAAEIGVGLAIVLQLYRMRATVAVDEVPLEGER from the coding sequence GTGAGACCGGTCATCCCGTACGTCACCGCCGCCCTGCTCTTCGGCCTCGGCGTGTACGGCGTACTGCGCCGACGCAACGCGGTGCTGGTGCTGATGTCCGTCGAGCTGATGCTCAACGCGGTGAACCTGATTCTGATCACGGCGGACACCACGGCGAAGGCGATGCTGCCGCACGGCGGCCAGGTCTTCGCGCTCTTCGTGATCGTGCTGGCCGCCGCCGAGATCGGGGTCGGCCTGGCGATCGTGCTCCAGCTCTACCGGATGCGGGCAACTGTCGCCGTCGACGAGGTACCGCTGGAGGGTGAGCGGTGA
- a CDS encoding NADH-quinone oxidoreductase subunit J — protein MTGVDVLLLALGAVAVGAGVLVVATRHLVRAGLYLVVCLGALAGMYLVLTAELVTWVQVLIYVGAVVVLLLFAVMLTRAPIGPSDDLDRPGWPAALIGGGVGLGLAALLVDAYRWTRVELPEAGTAERIGEQVFGAWVLPFELLSVLLLAALVGAIVLSRPDIGRPDIGRPDVGGPDVGGRAPTDNAESGREPLR, from the coding sequence GTGACCGGCGTGGACGTGCTGCTGCTCGCCCTCGGCGCGGTGGCCGTCGGTGCGGGCGTGCTGGTGGTGGCGACGCGACACCTGGTCCGGGCCGGGCTCTACCTGGTGGTCTGCCTCGGTGCCCTGGCCGGCATGTACCTGGTCCTCACCGCCGAACTGGTGACCTGGGTGCAGGTGCTGATCTACGTCGGCGCGGTCGTGGTGCTGCTGCTCTTCGCGGTGATGCTTACTCGCGCGCCGATCGGTCCCTCTGACGACCTGGACCGTCCCGGTTGGCCGGCCGCACTGATCGGCGGCGGGGTCGGGTTGGGCCTGGCGGCGCTGCTTGTCGACGCGTACCGCTGGACGAGGGTGGAACTGCCGGAAGCGGGCACCGCCGAACGCATCGGCGAGCAGGTCTTCGGCGCCTGGGTGCTGCCGTTCGAGCTGCTCTCGGTGCTGCTGTTGGCGGCCCTGGTCGGCGCCATCGTGCTCTCCCGCCCCGACATCGGCCGCCCCGACATCGGCCGCCCCGACGTCGGGGGGCCGGACGTCGGGGGGCGCGCCCCGACCGACAACGCGGAAAGTGGACGGGAGCCGCTGCGGTGA
- a CDS encoding 4Fe-4S binding protein, with amino-acid sequence MFGMSERSEPAGMPGSGLVKGLAVTLKTMTKRSTTQQYPDVAPDLPPRSRGVIALLEENCTVCMLCARECPDWCIYIDSHKEEVAVPGAARPRQRNVLDRFDIDFSLCMYCGICIEVCPFDALYWSPEFEYAEYDIKDLLHDKDHLGEWMVTVPPPPAHDRNGEPAKEETAAARKATVPAASAARPTTPAVRPERRPAPPRANPGGPTPTSGDGKATPASDPPASAPDSGPTASDRGPAAPGDAAPGDAGAGDDEGTTA; translated from the coding sequence ATGTTCGGCATGAGCGAGCGAAGCGAGCCGGCCGGGATGCCGGGCAGCGGCCTGGTGAAGGGGCTGGCGGTCACGCTCAAGACGATGACGAAGCGGTCCACCACCCAGCAGTACCCGGACGTCGCTCCCGATCTGCCGCCGCGCTCGCGCGGGGTGATCGCCCTGCTGGAGGAGAACTGCACGGTCTGCATGCTCTGCGCACGCGAGTGTCCGGACTGGTGCATCTACATCGACTCGCACAAGGAGGAGGTGGCGGTGCCCGGCGCCGCCCGCCCCCGCCAGCGCAACGTGCTCGACCGGTTCGACATCGACTTCTCGCTCTGCATGTACTGCGGCATCTGCATCGAGGTCTGCCCCTTCGACGCGCTCTACTGGTCGCCGGAGTTCGAGTACGCCGAGTACGACATCAAGGACCTGCTGCACGACAAGGACCACCTGGGCGAGTGGATGGTCACCGTGCCGCCGCCGCCCGCGCACGACCGCAACGGCGAGCCGGCCAAGGAGGAGACCGCCGCCGCGCGCAAGGCCACGGTCCCGGCCGCCTCCGCCGCCCGACCGACCACCCCGGCGGTACGCCCCGAACGCCGCCCCGCCCCACCCCGCGCCAACCCCGGCGGCCCCACGCCCACAAGCGGCGACGGCAAAGCCACCCCGGCCAGTGACCCGCCTGCGTCCGCCCCCGACAGTGGCCCGACTGCCTCCGACCGGGGCCCGGCCGCGCCCGGTGACGCCGCGCCCGGTGACGCCGGGGCCGGCGACGACGAAGGTACGACCGCGTGA
- a CDS encoding Uma2 family endonuclease, giving the protein MTAALHDDYPAPGEWTTDDLDRLPDDGHRRELLDGQLIVSPSPTRLHQSIALRLGAALMETCPAEFDVTQGVSVRMSRTRAFIPDVLVTELDAAARNPSSYLPSEVLLVVEIVSERTRSIDRVLKPALYAEADIPFFWRIETESGIVVHAHRLDPVKRVYVEHVRMSDGILLADPWEMDIPLERITPRSR; this is encoded by the coding sequence ATGACCGCCGCGCTGCACGACGACTACCCGGCGCCGGGCGAGTGGACGACGGACGACCTCGACCGCCTGCCCGACGACGGCCACCGCCGTGAACTCCTGGACGGACAACTGATCGTGTCGCCCTCCCCCACGCGACTGCACCAATCCATCGCACTGCGGCTCGGCGCCGCCCTGATGGAGACCTGCCCCGCCGAGTTCGACGTAACCCAGGGGGTGTCGGTGCGGATGTCCCGCACCCGAGCCTTCATCCCGGACGTGCTGGTCACCGAGCTGGACGCCGCCGCCCGCAATCCCTCGTCCTACCTGCCGAGCGAAGTCCTGCTGGTGGTCGAGATCGTCTCGGAGCGGACCCGCAGCATCGACCGGGTGCTCAAGCCCGCGCTGTACGCCGAGGCGGACATCCCGTTCTTCTGGCGGATCGAGACGGAGTCGGGCATCGTGGTGCACGCCCACCGGCTCGACCCGGTGAAGCGCGTCTACGTCGAGCACGTCCGGATGTCCGACGGCATTCTGCTGGCCGACCCGTGGGAGATGGACATCCCGCTGGAGCGCATCACCCCGCGCTCCCGCTGA
- a CDS encoding TetR family transcriptional regulator C-terminal domain-containing protein: MPKVVDHEERRRRLGAAACAVLSRTGAAGTTVRAVAGEAGMPLATAQHYLPTRELMVRAAMAHLADRVVNRARMIPTGPTALDTLRLAVLELVPLDADRIFEARVWLVLTAESLIDERIAGVLRDSAVELRGNLERLVAQARADGSIAADVDVPAAASGLATLLDGLTVRLLSTALTPAEARAEVDAHFAHLATSAGRSQQVSGSAG, encoded by the coding sequence ATGCCGAAGGTGGTCGATCACGAGGAACGCCGACGACGACTCGGTGCCGCCGCATGCGCCGTGCTGAGCCGTACCGGAGCGGCCGGGACGACCGTGCGGGCCGTCGCGGGCGAGGCGGGCATGCCGCTGGCCACCGCCCAGCACTACCTACCGACCCGGGAGCTGATGGTCCGGGCCGCGATGGCGCACCTGGCCGACCGGGTGGTCAACCGGGCCCGGATGATCCCGACCGGGCCGACCGCGCTGGACACGCTGCGGCTCGCCGTGCTGGAACTCGTACCCCTGGACGCCGACCGGATCTTCGAGGCGCGGGTCTGGCTGGTGCTGACCGCCGAGTCCCTGATCGACGAGCGGATCGCGGGCGTGCTGCGGGACAGCGCCGTCGAGCTGCGCGGCAACCTCGAACGCCTGGTCGCCCAGGCCCGCGCGGACGGCAGCATCGCCGCGGACGTCGATGTGCCGGCGGCGGCGAGCGGGCTCGCCACGCTGCTGGACGGGCTCACCGTCCGGCTGCTGTCGACCGCACTCACGCCCGCCGAGGCTCGCGCCGAGGTGGACGCCCACTTCGCCCACCTGGCAACGTCAGCGGGCCGGTCGCAGCAGGTCAGCGGGAGCGCGGGGTGA
- a CDS encoding CPBP family intramembrane glutamic endopeptidase, with the protein MSTPTAPARPTPSPPATRFSWLDLVIVLVVGFGLANATVADLLARGPAALGAAEVVAMSIAWFLINGAQLLVGLAVTYHRFGAVRAPLLLHRPRPAQLRAAGGWGLAKAAFTLVLLLVLPAALTADGGGEGGYPAGPLLAQFTFALFFAAVASPIYEEVLYRGVFFQGLAARLPAVAAIVTSAAFFAVMHLPRGFNTISAFTAGLLFAWLLHRHRNLWVPIVAHAVSNGALVVLAFAAQAA; encoded by the coding sequence ATGAGTACGCCTACCGCTCCGGCCCGCCCCACCCCGTCGCCGCCCGCGACCCGGTTCAGCTGGCTCGACCTGGTGATCGTCCTCGTGGTCGGCTTCGGCCTGGCCAACGCCACGGTGGCCGACCTGCTCGCCCGAGGACCGGCCGCGCTCGGCGCCGCCGAGGTGGTCGCCATGAGCATCGCCTGGTTCCTGATCAACGGGGCCCAGCTGCTGGTCGGCCTCGCCGTCACGTACCACCGGTTCGGCGCGGTACGCGCACCGCTCCTGCTGCACCGGCCCCGACCCGCCCAACTGCGCGCAGCCGGCGGCTGGGGCCTGGCGAAGGCGGCGTTCACCCTCGTCCTGCTACTCGTGCTACCGGCGGCGCTGACCGCCGACGGTGGCGGTGAGGGCGGTTACCCGGCCGGCCCGCTGCTGGCCCAGTTCACCTTCGCCCTCTTCTTCGCGGCCGTCGCCTCCCCGATCTACGAGGAAGTGCTCTACCGGGGCGTCTTCTTCCAGGGGCTGGCCGCCCGACTCCCCGCCGTCGCCGCGATCGTGACCTCCGCCGCCTTCTTCGCGGTGATGCACCTGCCCCGGGGCTTCAACACCATCAGCGCGTTCACCGCCGGCCTGCTCTTCGCCTGGCTGCTGCACCGCCACCGGAACCTCTGGGTACCGATCGTGGCCCACGCGGTGAGCAACGGCGCCCTGGTCGTACTCGCCTTCGCCGCCCAGGCCGCCTGA
- a CDS encoding glutathione S-transferase C-terminal domain-containing protein yields MTENNGADRAQSGGKYVEPGGEFNRDQRYITTRITADGRDGYPVEPGRYRLVVSRACPWANRLIIVRRLLGLEDAISMGVAGPTHDARSWTFDLDPDGRDPVLGIERLQEAYFARYPDYPRGITVPAIVDVPTGQVATNDFSQMSLDLSAEWTAYHRPGAPDLYPEHLRAEIDEVNAAVFGDVNNGVYRCGFAGSQEAYDEAYRRLFDRLDWLSERLAGQRYLVGDTITEADVRLFTTLVRFDPVYHGHFKCNRSKLTEMPVLWAYARDLFQTPGFGDTIDFDHIKRHYYEVHRDINPTGIVPLGPDLSNWLTPHDRDRLGGRPFGDGTPPPPPSPAERVDPAHTPLR; encoded by the coding sequence ATGACCGAGAACAACGGCGCGGACCGGGCACAGAGCGGCGGGAAGTACGTCGAGCCGGGTGGTGAGTTCAACCGGGATCAGCGGTACATCACCACGAGGATCACCGCCGACGGGCGGGACGGCTATCCGGTCGAGCCGGGTCGGTACCGGTTGGTGGTCAGCCGCGCCTGCCCCTGGGCGAACCGGCTGATCATCGTACGCCGGCTGCTGGGCCTGGAGGACGCGATCTCGATGGGCGTCGCCGGCCCGACGCACGACGCACGGAGCTGGACCTTCGATCTCGACCCGGACGGACGGGACCCGGTGCTCGGCATCGAGCGGCTCCAGGAGGCGTACTTCGCCCGCTACCCCGACTATCCGCGGGGCATCACCGTGCCGGCGATCGTCGACGTGCCGACGGGCCAGGTCGCCACCAACGACTTCTCCCAGATGAGCCTGGACCTCTCCGCCGAGTGGACGGCGTACCACCGGCCCGGCGCACCGGACCTGTATCCGGAGCACCTGCGCGCCGAGATCGACGAGGTGAATGCGGCGGTGTTCGGCGACGTCAACAACGGCGTCTACCGGTGCGGCTTCGCCGGCAGCCAGGAGGCGTACGACGAGGCGTACCGTCGGCTGTTCGACCGGCTGGACTGGCTCAGCGAGCGGCTCGCGGGGCAGCGGTACCTGGTCGGTGACACGATCACCGAGGCCGACGTACGGCTCTTCACCACGTTGGTCCGCTTCGACCCGGTCTACCACGGCCACTTCAAGTGCAACCGGAGCAAGCTGACCGAGATGCCGGTGCTGTGGGCGTACGCCCGGGATCTGTTCCAGACCCCCGGCTTCGGCGACACGATCGACTTCGACCACATCAAGCGGCATTACTACGAGGTGCACCGGGACATCAACCCGACCGGAATCGTACCCCTCGGCCCCGACCTGTCGAACTGGCTCACCCCGCACGACCGGGACCGCCTCGGCGGCCGGCCGTTCGGCGACGGCACCCCGCCGCCGCCTCCCAGCCCGGCCGAGCGCGTCGACCCGGCGCACACCCCGCTGCGCTGA
- a CDS encoding complex I subunit 1 family protein has protein sequence MPLWLELVIRIGGVLVAFLVLPLLVGQAEHKVMAHMQGRLGPMYAGGFHGWAQLIADGVKFVQKEDVTPRSADRQVFRLAPAVALLPYLLALLVIPLGPNDLVGQPLDIGLFFVLAVVGVGVLAVLMSAWASANKYSLLGGLRGAAQLLGYELPLVLAAASVAMAAGTLSLSGIVEAWQPWWLLWQAPAMVVFFLAGLAEIRRPPFDMPVADSELVFGYMTEYTGLRFAFLLLAEYVGIVVIAALTTVLFLGGWQGPFADAQLGWLWTLLKVAAVSFLIIWFRVSYPRLRADQLQRLCWLVLVPTALAQLVLTAAVRIAL, from the coding sequence ATGCCACTCTGGCTGGAGCTGGTGATCCGGATCGGCGGCGTGCTTGTCGCCTTCCTCGTCCTCCCGTTGCTGGTCGGGCAGGCCGAGCACAAGGTGATGGCGCACATGCAGGGCCGGCTCGGCCCGATGTACGCGGGCGGCTTCCACGGCTGGGCCCAGTTGATCGCTGACGGGGTGAAGTTCGTCCAGAAGGAGGACGTCACACCACGGTCGGCGGACCGGCAGGTGTTCCGGCTGGCTCCGGCGGTGGCGCTGCTGCCGTACCTGCTGGCGTTGCTGGTCATCCCGCTCGGCCCGAACGACCTGGTCGGCCAGCCGCTGGACATCGGCCTCTTCTTCGTGCTGGCGGTGGTCGGCGTCGGCGTCTTGGCGGTGCTGATGTCGGCCTGGGCCTCGGCCAACAAGTACAGCCTGCTCGGCGGGCTGCGGGGCGCGGCCCAGCTGCTCGGCTACGAGCTGCCGCTGGTGCTGGCCGCCGCGTCGGTGGCGATGGCCGCCGGCACGCTCAGCCTCTCCGGCATCGTCGAGGCGTGGCAGCCCTGGTGGCTGCTCTGGCAGGCCCCGGCGATGGTGGTCTTCTTCCTGGCCGGCCTGGCCGAGATCCGCCGGCCGCCGTTCGACATGCCGGTGGCCGACTCGGAGCTGGTCTTCGGGTACATGACCGAGTACACCGGCCTGCGTTTCGCGTTCCTGCTGCTGGCCGAGTACGTCGGCATCGTGGTGATCGCCGCGCTGACCACTGTGCTCTTCCTCGGCGGCTGGCAGGGCCCGTTCGCCGACGCGCAACTCGGTTGGCTCTGGACCCTGCTCAAGGTGGCCGCCGTCAGCTTCCTGATCATCTGGTTCCGGGTCTCCTACCCCCGGCTCCGTGCGGACCAACTACAACGCCTCTGCTGGCTGGTCCTCGTCCCCACCGCCCTCGCCCAGCTGGTCCTGACCGCCGCCGTCCGCATCGCGCTGTAA
- a CDS encoding NADH-quinone oxidoreductase subunit C: MTPEEVGQRLVALLAPVEATATVSGGQAYARATVDVPPHGWRAALLAARDDAELGCDYFDWLSAVDELADGFDVVAHLWSTRQRHGVLLRARIPRETPTVESVVDVFPGAAWHERETHEMFGIDFAGHADLRPLLLPPEFEGHPLRKEFVLASRVAKPWPGAKEPGESEAGGGRRPIRPPGVPAPGEWGTTPTPAGAGGAGEGPRGGTPARPARERPARPAPGARDPRRTDADEGETS; the protein is encoded by the coding sequence ATGACACCGGAAGAGGTCGGCCAGCGGCTCGTCGCGCTGCTCGCGCCCGTCGAGGCCACCGCGACGGTCTCCGGCGGTCAGGCGTACGCCCGGGCCACCGTCGACGTACCCCCGCACGGGTGGCGTGCGGCGTTGCTGGCCGCCCGCGACGACGCCGAGCTGGGCTGCGACTACTTCGACTGGCTCTCCGCGGTGGACGAGTTGGCCGACGGCTTCGACGTGGTCGCCCACCTCTGGTCCACCCGACAGCGGCACGGGGTGCTGCTGCGCGCCCGGATCCCGCGCGAGACACCGACTGTCGAGTCCGTGGTGGACGTGTTCCCGGGTGCCGCCTGGCACGAGCGGGAAACCCACGAAATGTTCGGCATCGACTTCGCCGGGCACGCCGACCTGCGGCCGTTGCTGCTGCCGCCGGAATTCGAGGGACATCCGCTGCGCAAGGAGTTCGTGCTCGCCTCGCGGGTGGCCAAGCCCTGGCCGGGGGCGAAGGAACCGGGCGAGTCGGAGGCCGGCGGTGGCCGTCGGCCGATCCGGCCGCCGGGCGTACCCGCGCCGGGGGAGTGGGGCACCACCCCGACCCCGGCCGGCGCGGGCGGAGCCGGCGAGGGACCGCGCGGCGGCACCCCGGCCCGACCTGCCCGGGAGCGCCCCGCCCGCCCGGCTCCGGGCGCACGCGACCCCCGCCGCACCGACGCCGACGAGGGGGAGACGAGCTGA